TCGATGACAACCGGCGAGCAGCAGCAAGCCGCCCAACAGCAGGCAGAGGCGTCCTCTCATGCGTCGTTCCGCTCCAGGAAGGGGAGCGCACCATAACGCATGCCGCCGGGGACTCCGGTCACGGTTGTACGGAGTGCGGCTCGCGTCGCTTCTTCTCGTGGGATTTCGCCGAGACCGGCATGTAGCACTTGCCCTGGTGCTCGGCTTGGTTCTCGTAGCAGGGAGGGCGTTTCTCGAGTGCCACCCAGCATCCGCCGTTGATCTCCACCTCTCCCGATTTGGGGAAGCAGGGAACCTTGGCCTGGTCACTGAAAGGCCTGGCGGGCAGGGGATAGGTGATGGCCGGCACGTCCGAGGGGTCGAGGTCCACCAGCGTGGGCGCCTGGGGCACGGTCATCGCCGATGTGCCGACACCGGTGCTGGCTCGCGTCTCGCTATCAGGCCGCGCGGAATTCCCCGGGACGCGAGGCCAGAAGAGCACCCCGAGGATGAGGGGGGTGAGGAGGCCCGCGACCAGGAGTCCGCGGGGTGAGCGCAGCAGCCGTTTCATACGCCCCACCCACCGCTTCCAGCTGATCACCGCGCCGCCCGTGAGATGGGCTCGGGCCTCTTCGTTCTTCTCCAGCCGCTCCACGGCGGAGGTGAGGAGGTCGAGCATGTTGGACAAATCAGGAAGTCTGCCCGAGGCGGGCGCCTGCTCTACCTCCAGCGCGAGATAGGGAGGCTCGGCCTGTGAGGTGGCGCGGACGCGCCAGGACTCCAGGTCCGCGTGGTCCGCGGGCATGACGACCAGGGCCGCGTTGCCTGTGTCGACATCATGCGCCGCGTAGAGTCGGCCCAGGTCCGTTCCCACATTCTTGTACCGTTTGCCGAGGTGGAACGGTCCCAGGCGTCCGCCCTTCCAGGTCTTCTTTTCAGCCACGCGTGGACTCCTCCGTCATCCCACCGTTGTACCTCCCTGGGGCGCGGTAGGGGGAAGTTGCCTCATTTCACTTGTCACCGGTGACAAGTGGAATGCACCCGCTCCGTTTCACTTGTCACCGGTGACAAGTGGAATGCACCCGCTTCGTTTCACTTGTCACCGGTGACAAGTGGAATGCGAGGAGTCCCGTAGCGTGGACGGTCTTCTCCGTGAACGTGGACCCTTTTGTGAGGACCGCTCACGCAAGTAGGCGGATTCCCGGAGCCATTCCCCTGGCCCGGTCCGTGCCACGTGTCCGGTCTGCCGTGGTGAACCGCGGCGTCTTCACCATTGTTGGGGGAATCATGGAAACGAACGGAAGCAGCAACCTTCTCACGCTGACGCTCGAGCAGGTGCGGGAGGCCATCCTCGCGCACCTGAAGGAGGGCAACGCCGGGCACTACAACATCGGCCGCCTCTACAACTACGTCGTGGACAACAAGCTGGCGGAGCAGAAGAAGTACGAGAGTGCCCAGGTGTACTTCAACCAGCACATCCAGGAACTCTCGCAGTCCACCCTGTCCCGGTACGGCGCCGTGGCCCGGGATTTCACCGAGGAGGCGTGCAGGACGCACGGCGTGATGAAGCTCTACACGCTGCGCACCTACGCGAAGGAGGCGGACATCCAGCCCGCAGCGGGAGACCCGGGCCTCACGCCCATCGAGGTGCCTCGGGAGGGTGGGAAGGTGGAGCGGAAGCCCTTCGCCGAGTGCAGCCTGGAGGAGTTGAAGCAGGCGGCGAAGCACAAGCGCAAGCCGTCCCGCGCCACCATGCCCGCCACGGATGCCGCCCGCATCCAGTTCATGCGGGACAGCTTCTCGCGGCATTTCGCCCAGGGGGGCCGTGTGCAACTCAAGACGAGCACCAAGGGAGGCGAGACGCTCCTCACCATTCAGGGCGTGCCGCTGGCGCAGGTGGAGCGGCTCATGGAAGCGCTCCTGGATGGCTTCCAGCCTCAGCCCGTGCGCGCGGTGGGGTGAGTAGTGGTTGCTCGCTCTCTCCCGGTGTTCGGGGAGAGCTCAGGGGCTGACCCCGGTCTCCGGGATTCTCCTGGAGCCCATGTCATCCTGTCGTCTGAACGGCGGTCCCCGATGCCGTGAACAAGGGACCGCTGAACACCCGACAGCGGGTGGCGGCTCTGCTTGTTGGGGCGCGCGGCATTGGTACGCTCTACCCATGTCCACGAGCGGGGGTGGTACGCGCAGGGTCGACGTGGTGATCCTGACCGCGATAACGCTGGAGTACCAAGCAGCACTTCAGGTGGAGGATGGCGCTTGGGTGGGGAGTCGCTGGGAGCAGGAGACGGGGCCCAACGGTCTTCCGGTCGCGTTCCGCACGTTCTACGGCAAGGGGAGCCGGGGACTCCGCGTGGCGGTGGCACAGGCAGGGGACATGGGCGGGGTGGCGGCGACGAACGCGCTGCTTCCCCTGGTGGCGGCCTACAGCCCCAGATGCGTGGCGATGTGTGGCGTGTGCGCGGGACGTCCCGGCAAGACGAACCTCGGGGATGTGATCGCGGCGGAGCGGTTGTTCTTCCACGACACCGGCAAGCGGCTCCCCGAGGAGGTGCAGCAGGATCTCAAGACGTACAACCTCCGCGACGACTGGAAGGTGGCGCTCGAGCACTTCGATTTCGTGGCGCACTTCCGGGATGAGGAGTGGTGGAAGACGCGCCCCATCCCCTACGAGTGGCAGGAGAACTGGGTACTGGCGAAGCTTCACGAGGGCGTCGCGGAGCCGTCGGCTCTTCCCGAATGTCATGAGGCCTGCCCGCAGTGGGAGAAGGTCATCGAGTCTCTCTGGACGTCTGGCCACGTTCAGGATGGTGCGCTCATCCTCACCGAAGAGGGGAGGAGGCGTATCGGCCGGATTCTCATCAAGCAACGCAACCGGTTTCCCGACATCGCTCCTTCTGGTTCGCTGGTCCCTTTCAAAGTCCATGTCGCACCGATGGGCAGTGGTAACCAGGTCGTCGAGGATGAGGAGGTCTGGAGCTTCATCTCCGAGTACATGCGCAAGACGCTGGGGCTGGAGATGGAGGCTGCGGCCATCGGCGCGCTAGCCCACGCTCAACGGGATCGGAAGCTCGAGGCGTTGGTGATGAAGGGCGTGATGGACTTCGCCAACCATGGGCGCGACGACCACTTCAAGGAGTTCGCCACCCGGGCTTCGGCTGAGTGCCTGTTGGCGTTCCTCCGCGAGAACCTCGACGTGGAAGTGGTTCCTGGAGTGGATGACATCCTGGTGCCAGGAACGGAGGAGACACTGCCGGAGAACCCGCCTCCATCCGCGCTCCTCAATGCGCGCTACGAGGTGGTGCCCTTCCACGAGCGAGGACGCGAGGAAATCCTCACGGAGCTCGGGCGTTGGTGCGACGAAGGGCCGCCAGTCGCGGTGCGGCTGCTCCATGCGGAGGGCGGTGTGGGCAAGACGCGGCTCGCGATGGAATGGGCACGCCGCCGGAGGGCCATGGAATGGGTTGCTGGCTTCCTGCCCAAGGAGGTTCCCAGCGACTGGTTCGAACGTTTGTGGTCGCTTGGGCAGCCAGTGCTTGTGGTGATCGATTACGCGGAGAGCTTTTCCGAACTGAGCAAGGTGCTCCTGCGCGTTCTTCGCTACTCCAAGCAGGAAGGCATGGGGGGGCTCCGCCGGATGCGACTCTTGCTCCTCGCTCGGAACAGCAGCGATTGGTGGCAAGACCTGAGGAAGGCCGACACGTCCTTGATGGCATGGCTCGATGCGACGCCTCCGCGTGAATTGCCAGCACTGGCCATGAAGTTGGCTGAGCGTGAGAGGGTGTTCCACGAGGCGGCAGAGCGGTTCGCCACGAAGCGAGGCAAGGTGTATGTGAAGGGCACTCCAGTCTCTCTCAGCGGCGAACATTTCGAGCGGGTGCTTTACTTGCACATGGCCGCGCTCGCCTCGGTGGAGGGACTCCCATTCGAGGCGAACACGTTGATGGAGGTGATCCTCGACCACGAGGAGCGCTTCTGGAATGTACGCGCTCAACAAGCTGGTGTGTCGGTTTCACTCCAACGTTCATTGGCGCGCCAGATGGTTGCCGCAGCCACACTTCGTGGAGGATTCGCGGACTTTTCCGATGCAACGGCCGTTGCCAGTCGGCTTCTTGGTCACCCCTTTTCCACCAAAGAGAGGGAATTGCTCCTGCTGCTTCAGCGGGTCTACCAGCGGACCAAAGAGAAGTCCTCCATGTTTCTTCCTGCCTTGGAGCCAGACCTCTTGGGCGAGGGGGTGGTTCTCCGAGTTTCATTGCTGGGGATTCAAGGAGAACGCCCTCCGTCCGATTGGATCGACCGGGTGTTTCCTCCTGACGAGGAATCACATGTGGTGCGCACTGGATTGGATGTGCTTGGCCGTATCTCCGCCACCAATCATGATGTGGCTCGGCCATGGCTCAAACGATTGCTTGCTGGTCCGCTGCAGTCTCGTGCGCTCCTTGCTCTGAAATCTGCGAAGGCAATTGGCTTGCGTACCTCCTTGTCAGTTATTGGCGATATACTGGCTGAACGGCTCGTGGAGGATGGTGACGTGGCGTTGGCCCGCGAGCTGGAGAGAACTGGTATCCCGGAGTCCACGATTTCACTTCGTAGGGTTGCCGAGTGGACGACTCGCACGCTCTTGCAGGCTCTACCGGACTCGGATGAGGAGAGGGTAGTCGTTGAAAGAGCACGGCTTTCCAACAATCTGGGCGCCAACTTGAGCGAACTGGGAAAAAGGGAGGAGGCGCTGGAGGTGACGAGGAAAGCCGTCGAAGCCTACCGCGCCTTGGCAGCGCGTAACCCGGACGTATTCCGGTCCTACCTCGCCAAGAGCCTCGACAACCTGGGCAACAGGTTGAGCGAACAGGGAAGAAGGCAAGAGGCGCTGGAGGCGACGAGGGAGGCTCTCGAACTCCATCGAGCCTTGGCAGCGCGTAATCCGGACACATTCCGACCCTACCTCGCTGCAAACCTGAACAACCTGGGCGTCAGGTTGGGCGAACTGGGAAAAAGGGAGGAGGCGTTGGAGGCCACGAGGGAGGCCGTCGAACTCCGGCGAGCTCTGGCGAAGCGTAACCCGGATGCCTTCCAGCCCTATCTAGCCAAGAGCCTCAACAACCTGGGCGCCAGGTTGAGCGAGCAGGGAAGAATGGAGGAGGCGCTGGAGGCGGCGAGGGAGGCCGTCGAAGCTTATCGAGCCCTGGCGAAGCGCAACCCGGACGGCTTCCGGCTCTACC
The sequence above is drawn from the Archangium gephyra genome and encodes:
- a CDS encoding tetratricopeptide repeat protein, which gives rise to MVILTAITLEYQAALQVEDGAWVGSRWEQETGPNGLPVAFRTFYGKGSRGLRVAVAQAGDMGGVAATNALLPLVAAYSPRCVAMCGVCAGRPGKTNLGDVIAAERLFFHDTGKRLPEEVQQDLKTYNLRDDWKVALEHFDFVAHFRDEEWWKTRPIPYEWQENWVLAKLHEGVAEPSALPECHEACPQWEKVIESLWTSGHVQDGALILTEEGRRRIGRILIKQRNRFPDIAPSGSLVPFKVHVAPMGSGNQVVEDEEVWSFISEYMRKTLGLEMEAAAIGALAHAQRDRKLEALVMKGVMDFANHGRDDHFKEFATRASAECLLAFLRENLDVEVVPGVDDILVPGTEETLPENPPPSALLNARYEVVPFHERGREEILTELGRWCDEGPPVAVRLLHAEGGVGKTRLAMEWARRRRAMEWVAGFLPKEVPSDWFERLWSLGQPVLVVIDYAESFSELSKVLLRVLRYSKQEGMGGLRRMRLLLLARNSSDWWQDLRKADTSLMAWLDATPPRELPALAMKLAERERVFHEAAERFATKRGKVYVKGTPVSLSGEHFERVLYLHMAALASVEGLPFEANTLMEVILDHEERFWNVRAQQAGVSVSLQRSLARQMVAAATLRGGFADFSDATAVASRLLGHPFSTKERELLLLLQRVYQRTKEKSSMFLPALEPDLLGEGVVLRVSLLGIQGERPPSDWIDRVFPPDEESHVVRTGLDVLGRISATNHDVARPWLKRLLAGPLQSRALLALKSAKAIGLRTSLSVIGDILAERLVEDGDVALARELERTGIPESTISLRRVAEWTTRTLLQALPDSDEERVVVERARLSNNLGANLSELGKREEALEVTRKAVEAYRALAARNPDVFRSYLAKSLDNLGNRLSEQGRRQEALEATREALELHRALAARNPDTFRPYLAANLNNLGVRLGELGKREEALEATREAVELRRALAKRNPDAFQPYLAKSLNNLGARLSEQGRMEEALEAAREAVEAYRALAKRNPDGFRLYLAMSLNNLGAMLIGPEREEALAVTREAVETYRALAERNPDAFQPYLAVGLNNLGARLGEQGRSEEALEVAREAFELHRSLAERNPDVFRPYLAVSLSSLGARLSELGRKEEALDATREAVELRRAMAERNPDTFRPNLAKSLNDLGARLSELGRREEALEATREAVELRRAMAERNPDAFRPDLAVSLNSLGARLSELGRREEALEATREAVELRRALAERNPDAFRPDLAMSLNNLGSMLSEQGRREEALATAEEAIELLWPFFEQLPIVFEEGIGLILQLLLELHESLQRSIPSVLQERIAIFRRGTKP